From bacterium BMS3Abin02, a single genomic window includes:
- the rpsF gene encoding 30S ribosomal protein S6: MRSYELMTIHRPELAESDYLKLVEQTEEFLHSRGGTVGERDLWGKRRFAYEINHLHEGYYSVLHFEAEPDVVDDLDRVLLLADLVVRHKIIRPES; this comes from the coding sequence ATGCGAAGCTATGAATTGATGACCATTCATCGGCCCGAGTTGGCCGAGAGCGACTACCTGAAGCTCGTCGAGCAGACGGAGGAGTTTCTCCATAGCCGCGGTGGAACCGTCGGCGAGCGGGATCTCTGGGGAAAACGTCGCTTTGCGTACGAGATCAATCACCTGCACGAGGGCTACTACTCGGTGCTCCACTTCGAGGCGGAACCCGATGTTGTGGACGATCTCGACCGGGTGCTGCTCTTGGCGGATCTGGTCGTGCGCCACAAGATCATTCGTCCCGAGAGCTGA
- the ssb gene encoding single-stranded DNA-binding protein, whose protein sequence is MATNTVTVIGNLVEDPELRFTPSGIAMAKIRVAVNRRWRDQAGEWQEQTSFFGGTLWREAAENAAESLQKGARVIITGSLEQRQWETQEGDKRSVVELRIEEIGPSLRWATASVTKTARDSGDRDSSRPAPAAPVARNDYGPDEAPF, encoded by the coding sequence ATGGCGACGAACACCGTGACGGTGATTGGCAACCTCGTAGAAGATCCAGAACTGCGCTTTACTCCCTCTGGTATTGCCATGGCGAAGATTCGCGTAGCAGTGAATCGGCGCTGGAGGGACCAGGCCGGAGAGTGGCAGGAGCAGACGAGCTTCTTCGGCGGCACGTTGTGGCGTGAAGCGGCCGAGAATGCTGCAGAATCGTTGCAGAAGGGGGCCAGGGTGATCATCACCGGCAGTCTCGAGCAGCGGCAGTGGGAAACCCAGGAAGGGGACAAGCGCTCGGTCGTCGAACTCCGTATCGAGGAGATCGGGCCTTCCCTGCGTTGGGCGACCGCCTCGGTGACGAAGACAGCGCGCGACAGCGGCGACCGGGACTCGTCACGTCCGGCGCCTGCCGCTCCCGTTGCTCGCAATGACTATGGGCCCGACGAGGCCCCGTTTTAG
- the fadN gene encoding putative 3-hydroxyacyl-CoA dehydrogenase gives MGMRINRVAVLGAGVMGQGIAAHLANAGIPSYLFDIAPAKLTDQEAKRGLTLEDREVRNRIAAAGYASMLKAKPALLYHKDFARLVTPCNYEDDADNLGDVDWIVEVVVERLDIKQRIFAMVDERRKPGSIVSSNTSGLSVAGMVEGRSDDFRKHFLVTHFFNPVRYMRLLELVPCEDTDPGVLADMAEFGTDVLGKGIVYGKDTPNFVGNRIGTFGMTSVFHWMDEMGIGVTEADKIFGPATGRPKSAVFRTADVVGLDTMAHVLTTLVESSPDDPWRERFRVPDVLQKLVERGDLGEKTGAGFYKKTRDADGNRKILVLNPETLEYEEQPQVRFDSIGAARNLETAAERIREVVWFDDVAGRFAWKVTAEMCIYSAQLLGEITDDIVNVDRALRWGFNYELGPFETWDAIGVERSVRRMREEGMTVPGVVETMLAKGDGTWYVRRDGTLYYWDVFNEEYLPVPGLEGIITIADLEALDRNEGATLFDMGDGVGLLEFHTKMNSIDAQVVEMIDKACERVDEGELVGLVVGNEAANFSVGANIGLVGMLAMSNMWEELEGAVRGIQNAYMKMKYCKGPVVAAPRGMALGGGCEAVMHSDAVRAFAETYLGLVELGVGVIPAGGGCKEMAFRHYGSVPAGVNVSMFPFMEKIFKTIGMATVSTSAEEARDLGYLRPTDKVHLNSDTLLAAAKKDVLAMVETGYTPPKRRSVTVPGRDGIAAIEIAAHTMRGGGYISEYDEHLAERLAYVICGGDVAQGTERSEQDFLDLEREVFVELCHEDKTLERIQHMLATGKPLRN, from the coding sequence ATGGGCATGAGGATCAACCGCGTGGCAGTACTGGGAGCAGGCGTCATGGGACAGGGCATTGCCGCCCACCTCGCCAACGCCGGAATTCCCTCCTACCTCTTCGACATCGCGCCGGCGAAGCTGACCGATCAGGAGGCGAAGAGAGGGCTGACACTCGAAGACCGCGAGGTTCGCAACAGGATTGCGGCCGCCGGCTACGCGTCGATGCTCAAGGCCAAGCCCGCCTTGCTCTATCACAAGGACTTCGCGCGGCTCGTCACACCCTGCAACTACGAAGATGACGCCGACAACCTGGGCGACGTGGACTGGATCGTCGAAGTGGTCGTCGAACGCCTCGACATCAAGCAGAGAATCTTCGCGATGGTCGACGAACGACGCAAGCCTGGAAGCATCGTCTCTTCCAACACTTCCGGTCTCTCGGTCGCGGGGATGGTCGAAGGTCGCAGCGACGACTTCCGCAAGCACTTCCTGGTCACCCACTTCTTCAATCCGGTTCGGTACATGCGCCTTCTCGAGCTGGTCCCCTGCGAGGACACCGATCCTGGAGTTCTGGCCGACATGGCCGAGTTCGGAACGGACGTCCTCGGCAAAGGCATCGTCTACGGGAAAGACACTCCGAACTTCGTCGGCAACCGGATCGGCACGTTCGGCATGACGTCGGTATTCCACTGGATGGACGAGATGGGTATTGGTGTGACCGAGGCCGACAAGATCTTCGGTCCGGCCACAGGGCGTCCGAAATCCGCCGTGTTCCGGACCGCGGACGTGGTCGGTCTCGACACCATGGCGCACGTTCTGACCACGCTCGTGGAGTCTTCACCCGACGATCCGTGGCGTGAGCGGTTCAGAGTTCCGGACGTCCTCCAGAAACTGGTCGAAAGGGGCGATCTCGGGGAGAAGACGGGCGCCGGGTTCTACAAGAAGACTCGTGACGCCGACGGAAACCGCAAGATTCTCGTGCTGAACCCGGAAACCCTCGAGTACGAGGAACAGCCACAAGTTCGGTTCGACTCCATCGGTGCAGCCAGGAACCTCGAGACTGCGGCGGAAAGAATCCGTGAAGTGGTCTGGTTCGACGACGTGGCGGGCCGCTTCGCCTGGAAGGTCACGGCCGAGATGTGCATCTATTCGGCGCAACTCCTGGGAGAGATCACCGACGACATCGTCAATGTGGACCGGGCCCTGCGGTGGGGTTTCAACTACGAACTCGGCCCGTTCGAGACATGGGATGCGATCGGTGTCGAACGGTCGGTACGGCGCATGCGCGAAGAAGGCATGACGGTCCCCGGCGTTGTCGAGACCATGCTCGCGAAGGGTGACGGAACCTGGTATGTGCGTCGCGACGGCACCTTGTACTACTGGGACGTTTTCAACGAGGAGTATCTGCCGGTTCCAGGGTTGGAGGGCATCATCACCATCGCCGACCTGGAGGCACTCGACCGCAACGAAGGGGCCACGCTCTTCGACATGGGAGACGGCGTCGGCTTGCTCGAATTCCACACCAAGATGAACTCGATCGACGCACAGGTCGTCGAGATGATCGACAAGGCGTGTGAGCGGGTGGACGAAGGCGAACTCGTCGGCCTCGTTGTCGGCAATGAAGCAGCCAACTTCTCCGTCGGAGCGAACATCGGCCTGGTCGGCATGCTGGCCATGTCGAACATGTGGGAGGAGCTCGAAGGTGCCGTCAGGGGCATCCAGAACGCCTACATGAAGATGAAGTACTGCAAAGGTCCCGTTGTGGCCGCTCCGAGAGGGATGGCGCTCGGTGGGGGATGCGAAGCTGTCATGCACAGCGACGCCGTGCGTGCGTTCGCCGAAACCTACCTGGGTCTCGTGGAATTGGGAGTTGGAGTCATTCCCGCGGGCGGTGGATGCAAGGAGATGGCGTTCCGTCACTACGGGAGTGTGCCGGCCGGAGTGAATGTCAGCATGTTCCCGTTCATGGAGAAGATCTTCAAGACGATCGGGATGGCCACAGTCTCCACGAGCGCGGAGGAAGCGCGCGACCTCGGGTACCTGCGTCCGACCGACAAAGTGCACCTCAACTCCGATACGCTGCTCGCCGCCGCCAAGAAGGACGTTCTCGCGATGGTGGAAACGGGATACACGCCGCCAAAGCGACGCAGCGTCACGGTTCCCGGGAGGGACGGCATTGCCGCCATCGAGATCGCGGCACACACGATGCGCGGAGGCGGCTATATCAGCGAGTACGACGAGCACCTGGCCGAGAGGCTCGCGTACGTAATCTGCGGCGGCGATGTTGCCCAAGGGACCGAGCGGAGCGAGCAGGACTTCCTCGACCTCGAACGGGAAGTGTTTGTGGAACTCTGTCATGAAGACAAGACGCTCGAGCGGATTCAACACATGCTGGCCACCGGAAAACCGCTGCGGAACTAA
- the rplI gene encoding 50S ribosomal protein L9 — translation MKLILIAEVPDLGGKGDVVEVSEGYGRNYLLPKNLAVKATPGALSNAEALLRARRETERRSFEAAEAVAKALVGTRVVVAARAGDEGRLFGSVSTADIVEGVKKFTGVELDRSYVNLSEPIKSIGLYEIRVKLHPEVEFPLSLDVIPA, via the coding sequence ATGAAGCTCATACTCATTGCCGAAGTTCCCGACCTGGGTGGGAAGGGCGATGTCGTCGAGGTTTCCGAAGGGTATGGACGAAACTATCTGCTCCCGAAGAACCTTGCGGTGAAAGCGACGCCTGGTGCCCTGAGCAATGCGGAGGCGTTGTTGCGGGCCCGACGGGAGACGGAACGACGCTCGTTCGAAGCCGCCGAGGCAGTCGCCAAGGCGCTGGTCGGTACTCGCGTCGTGGTGGCCGCTCGCGCCGGTGACGAGGGCAGGCTGTTCGGGTCCGTGTCCACCGCCGACATCGTTGAGGGTGTGAAGAAGTTCACAGGGGTCGAACTGGACAGGAGTTACGTAAACCTCTCCGAACCGATCAAGAGCATCGGACTGTACGAGATTCGGGTGAAGCTGCATCCGGAAGTCGAGTTTCCCCTTTCTTTGGACGTAATACCCGCGTAG
- the rpsR1 gene encoding 30S ribosomal protein S18 1 encodes MAQRAKPKRRRLSQSNLRQRKPKPCHFCKEKIDYVDYKDVALLRNYMSDRAKIRARRVTGNCTQHQRKVARAIRNAREMALLPYIKR; translated from the coding sequence ATGGCACAGAGAGCGAAACCGAAACGCCGCAGGTTGTCTCAGAGCAACCTCCGGCAACGCAAGCCGAAACCCTGCCACTTCTGCAAGGAGAAGATCGATTATGTCGATTACAAGGACGTGGCGCTTCTCCGCAACTACATGTCAGACCGCGCCAAGATCAGGGCTCGGCGGGTGACCGGCAACTGCACGCAACACCAGCGCAAAGTGGCTCGCGCCATCCGCAACGCCCGCGAGATGGCTCTCCTCCCCTACATCAAGCGATGA
- the dnaC gene encoding replicative DNA helicase, which translates to MTDLDRMISSPAGGASRRLRVAPHNREAEESVLGAIMLSSEAANLVMDKLDPDDFYVPAHQAIFEVIVDLYNANQPIDPLTVSDALHRKGELDRVGGAGYLSEVMDAVPTASNIEYYAGIVEEHGLRRRLIGAGGMLGDLAIATDVAISEILDRAEQTVFAVAERRVGDGLMPMSPLLHSTLETIEEMEARGTELTGLATGFRDLDRKLGGLQPANLVIVAARPAMGKSALAANIATNVALEGGTVAMFSLEMSREEIVQRLLCSIGRVDSMKLRTGQLGPQLWQKVVHAASKMYQVPVYIDDSGQLTVTDIRAKSRRLKRAHGLDLVIVDYLQLMQGSNRENRQQEIAEISRSLKNLARELEVPVIAVSQLNRGLESREDKRPRLGDLRESGAIEQDSDLVMFIYRHEYYHPEAQETKGLAEVIVAKHRSGSTGKVDMTFLPEFTLFADLGRDVV; encoded by the coding sequence ATGACCGATCTGGACCGGATGATCTCTTCCCCAGCAGGCGGTGCGAGCCGCAGGCTCCGGGTCGCCCCGCACAACCGAGAGGCAGAGGAGTCCGTTCTCGGAGCGATCATGCTCTCGTCCGAGGCCGCGAACCTCGTGATGGACAAGCTGGACCCGGACGATTTCTATGTCCCGGCGCACCAGGCCATCTTCGAGGTGATCGTGGACCTCTACAACGCCAACCAGCCGATCGATCCGCTCACGGTTTCGGATGCGCTGCACCGCAAGGGCGAGTTGGATCGGGTTGGTGGAGCCGGCTATCTGTCAGAAGTGATGGACGCCGTGCCGACGGCGTCCAACATCGAGTACTACGCCGGCATCGTCGAAGAGCATGGTCTTCGACGCCGGCTCATCGGAGCAGGGGGCATGCTTGGCGATCTCGCAATCGCCACCGATGTTGCGATCTCGGAGATCCTCGATCGAGCCGAGCAGACCGTGTTCGCCGTGGCCGAGCGCCGGGTCGGAGATGGTCTCATGCCGATGAGCCCGCTGCTGCACAGCACACTCGAGACGATCGAGGAAATGGAGGCCCGCGGGACGGAGCTCACAGGCCTGGCAACGGGTTTTCGCGATCTCGACAGGAAGCTTGGGGGCCTCCAGCCTGCGAACCTGGTGATCGTCGCAGCGAGACCCGCGATGGGCAAGTCCGCATTGGCGGCCAACATCGCGACCAACGTCGCTCTCGAAGGGGGCACGGTTGCTATGTTCTCCCTCGAGATGAGCCGCGAAGAAATAGTGCAGCGGCTCTTGTGCTCGATTGGTCGGGTCGACTCGATGAAGCTGCGGACCGGCCAGCTCGGCCCCCAGTTGTGGCAGAAGGTCGTCCATGCGGCGTCGAAGATGTACCAGGTTCCGGTCTACATCGACGACTCCGGACAGCTCACCGTGACCGACATCCGAGCGAAATCCCGTAGGCTGAAGCGGGCGCACGGTCTCGACCTGGTGATCGTCGACTATCTGCAGCTCATGCAGGGATCCAACCGTGAGAACCGGCAACAGGAGATAGCGGAGATCAGCCGTTCGCTCAAGAACCTGGCTCGCGAGCTGGAGGTGCCGGTGATTGCAGTTTCGCAGTTGAACCGTGGCCTCGAATCTCGAGAAGACAAGCGTCCCCGCCTCGGGGACCTTCGCGAATCCGGAGCCATCGAACAGGATTCAGACCTCGTCATGTTCATCTATCGCCACGAGTACTACCACCCGGAGGCACAGGAAACGAAAGGCCTCGCAGAGGTGATCGTCGCCAAACATCGAAGCGGCTCCACCGGGAAGGTGGACATGACCTTCCTTCCCGAGTTCACTCTCTTCGCCGACCTCGGTCGCGACGTCGTCTAG